From Ruminococcus sp. HUN007, a single genomic window includes:
- a CDS encoding trypsin-like peptidase domain-containing protein → MDDKYSYSYDPENNHENSSYANDEHLASPEKPRKHGAAKVFKSILFVICMAAVSVGSIAGYKYIDENGIPFISENSAKEKRPSFSESRKLPSKEENEEAEEKAEEAEKTNNLTDESLVNVQAKGDTLSTQAIYRKVLPSVVGVTSVFEQQSQTFDFWGFSSDTVTQDVPGTGTGIVMSKDGYILTNAHVICDDDFGVAKKITIRLSDETEYDAAIVGYDRQTDLAVLKADAKDEMVPAEFGSSESLKVGDPALAIGNPLGFDLFGTLTAGYISGLNREISVNDTTMKLIQTDAAINNGNSGGPLINQYGQVIGINSMKLSSSYSSSTATIEGLGFAIPIDDAKKIIDDLTSHGYVTGRPQLGITYKDLSKSGSAYQGRGASGTSGVQVVSVNENGPADKAGIKAGDVIVGADGELVSCAEDLKAALKDKNAGDTIKLTVVRNRNYYDVDVTLEDLKPDASREKAGSRQ, encoded by the coding sequence ATGGATGACAAATACAGTTACAGCTACGATCCTGAAAATAATCATGAAAATTCGTCTTATGCAAACGATGAGCATTTGGCTTCACCAGAAAAGCCGCGTAAACACGGTGCTGCAAAGGTGTTTAAGTCAATACTTTTCGTGATCTGCATGGCGGCGGTTTCAGTCGGTTCGATAGCAGGCTACAAATATATTGATGAAAACGGGATCCCGTTCATATCAGAAAACAGTGCAAAGGAAAAGCGCCCTTCATTTTCTGAAAGCAGGAAGCTTCCGTCAAAGGAGGAAAACGAAGAGGCTGAGGAAAAGGCTGAGGAAGCAGAAAAGACGAATAATCTGACAGACGAAAGCCTTGTCAATGTTCAGGCTAAGGGTGATACACTTTCCACACAGGCAATATACAGAAAAGTTCTCCCGTCAGTTGTTGGTGTTACATCTGTTTTCGAACAGCAGAGCCAGACCTTCGACTTCTGGGGATTCAGCTCCGATACAGTTACACAGGATGTTCCTGGTACAGGTACGGGAATCGTAATGTCGAAGGACGGATACATTCTGACAAACGCACACGTTATCTGTGACGATGACTTCGGCGTTGCGAAGAAGATAACCATCAGACTTTCCGACGAAACGGAATACGATGCAGCAATAGTCGGTTATGACAGACAGACTGACCTTGCGGTTTTAAAGGCTGATGCCAAGGATGAAATGGTTCCTGCTGAGTTCGGCAGCTCGGAAAGCCTTAAAGTAGGCGATCCTGCGCTTGCCATCGGTAATCCTCTTGGATTCGACCTTTTCGGTACACTTACAGCCGGGTATATCTCAGGACTCAACCGTGAGATCTCGGTAAACGATACAACAATGAAGCTTATCCAGACCGATGCGGCCATCAACAACGGTAACTCAGGCGGTCCGCTTATCAACCAGTACGGCCAGGTAATAGGCATCAATTCCATGAAACTGTCATCTTCATATTCATCTTCAACAGCTACTATCGAGGGACTCGGTTTTGCCATCCCGATAGATGACGCCAAAAAGATCATAGACGATCTGACATCTCACGGCTATGTTACAGGCCGTCCTCAGCTCGGTATCACATACAAGGATCTTTCCAAGAGCGGATCTGCTTATCAGGGCAGAGGTGCATCAGGAACAAGCGGCGTGCAGGTCGTAAGTGTCAATGAAAACGGTCCAGCAGACAAGGCAGGCATCAAGGCAGGGGATGTGATCGTCGGAGCTGACGGTGAACTTGTATCCTGTGCCGAAGACCTCAAAGCAGCGCTTAAGGACAAAAATGCCGGTGACACCATCAAGCTTACTGTTGTAAGAAACAGGAACTACTACGATGTTGATGTTACACTTGAGGATCTTAAACCGGATGCTTCAAGAGAAAAAGCAGGCAGCAGACAGTGA
- a CDS encoding small multi-drug export protein, with product MKEYILTFLISMVPLVELRAGIPAGVAMGVDWKTAILLCMIGNIVPVPFIFFFARRVLEWGADKPVIGKFFSWCLKKGHHGGEKLKAKAGKGMFWALMLFVGIPLPGTGAWTGTLAASLLDLDFKKSIIAISCGVLLAAAIITVLTLLGFTAFTAVA from the coding sequence ATGAAAGAATACATACTCACATTTCTTATTTCAATGGTACCGCTCGTTGAGCTTCGTGCAGGGATACCTGCAGGTGTTGCTATGGGCGTGGACTGGAAAACCGCAATACTGTTATGCATGATTGGCAATATAGTGCCAGTTCCTTTCATCTTCTTCTTTGCACGCCGTGTACTTGAATGGGGTGCTGACAAGCCGGTGATCGGCAAGTTCTTCAGCTGGTGTCTTAAGAAAGGACATCACGGCGGTGAAAAACTCAAAGCTAAAGCTGGAAAGGGTATGTTCTGGGCACTTATGCTTTTCGTAGGCATCCCGCTTCCGGGAACAGGTGCATGGACAGGAACTCTCGCTGCAAGTCTTCTTGACCTCGACTTTAAAAAGAGCATCATCGCAATAAGCTGCGGAGTCCTTCTTGCAGCAGCAATAATCACTGTACTCACTCTGCTCGGTTTTACTGCTTTCACAGCTGTTGCCTGA
- the ispD gene encoding 2-C-methyl-D-erythritol 4-phosphate cytidylyltransferase, whose product MDTSVIIVAAGNSTRMQGTDKQIAEVGGMPVIVRSMLAFEKCGSVAEIVVVTREDIIEKIKALASEYGVSKLSCVVKGGSTRQESVINGLHAISDSTRMIAVHDGARPLVKPEYIEKTIKDARVFGGAVLGVPVKDTIKVVDGGLITDTPPRSSLYITQTPQVFMRSLYNRGVEFAARNCLDFTDDCQMAEAVGAKICMTTGDYTNIKITTPEDIAIAEAILGANGGK is encoded by the coding sequence TTGGATACTTCAGTAATAATTGTAGCTGCGGGTAACTCAACCAGGATGCAGGGAACTGACAAGCAGATTGCCGAAGTCGGCGGAATGCCTGTAATTGTTCGTTCAATGCTGGCGTTTGAAAAGTGCGGAAGCGTTGCCGAAATCGTCGTTGTCACCCGTGAAGATATAATCGAAAAGATAAAAGCACTGGCTTCGGAATACGGAGTAAGCAAACTTTCCTGTGTAGTGAAGGGCGGCAGTACGCGTCAGGAGAGCGTTATAAACGGGCTCCACGCCATCTCGGATTCAACTCGGATGATCGCTGTTCATGACGGTGCCCGTCCGCTTGTAAAGCCGGAATACATTGAAAAGACTATCAAAGATGCAAGAGTTTTCGGCGGTGCTGTGCTTGGAGTGCCGGTGAAGGATACTATAAAGGTCGTTGACGGCGGGCTTATCACCGATACACCTCCGCGTTCATCACTCTATATTACCCAGACACCGCAGGTGTTCATGCGCTCACTTTATAACAGGGGAGTTGAATTTGCTGCCAGAAACTGTCTTGACTTCACCGATGACTGTCAGATGGCGGAAGCAGTCGGTGCGAAGATCTGCATGACAACAGGTGACTACACCAACATAAAAATAACCACACCTGAGGATATTGCCATTGCTGAGGCGATACTCGGTGCGAACGGAGGTAAATAA
- the ispF gene encoding 2-C-methyl-D-erythritol 2,4-cyclodiphosphate synthase gives MFRTGHGYDVHKLTEGRDLIIGGVKIPHEKGLLGHSDADVLVHAVMDSLLGAAALGDIGKHFPDTDERFRGADSIKLLEHVARLLEEKGYKIGNIDATVIAQAPKLAPYIETMRENIAAAAGCEKDAVNVKATTEEHLGFTGEKLGISAHSVCLIYRD, from the coding sequence ATGTTCAGAACAGGACACGGTTATGATGTTCATAAACTTACAGAAGGCAGAGACCTCATTATAGGCGGCGTAAAAATACCGCATGAAAAAGGTCTGCTCGGCCACTCGGATGCAGATGTGCTGGTCCATGCCGTAATGGATTCGCTTCTCGGTGCAGCTGCACTCGGAGATATAGGAAAGCATTTTCCGGACACCGATGAAAGATTCAGAGGAGCCGACAGTATAAAGCTTCTTGAACATGTTGCCCGGCTGCTTGAAGAAAAGGGTTATAAAATAGGAAACATCGATGCCACGGTGATCGCACAGGCACCGAAACTTGCGCCGTACATTGAAACTATGCGTGAAAACATTGCCGCTGCTGCCGGATGCGAAAAAGATGCTGTGAATGTTAAGGCAACTACCGAGGAACATCTTGGATTTACAGGAGAAAAGCTTGGCATTTCAGCACATTCAGTATGCCTGATATACAGGGACTGA
- the pckA gene encoding phosphoenolpyruvate carboxykinase (ATP): MSKIDLTKYGITGTTEIVYNPSYEVLFEEETKASNTGYEVGQNTELNAVNVMTGIYTGRSPKDKYIVEDANSKDTVWWDSKEYPNDNHKMSESTWAAVKDIAKKELSNKRLFVVDAFCGANKDTRMAVRFIVEVAWQAHFVKNMFIVPTEEELKNFEPDFVVYNASKAKVENFKELGLNSETCVAFNITSKEQVIINTWYGGEMKKGMFSMMNYYLPLKGIASMHCSANTDMEGKNTAVFFGLSGTGKTTLSTDPKRLLIGDDEHGWDDNGVFNFEGGCYAKVIGLDKESEPDIYNAIKRNALLENVTVDKDGKIDFDDKSVTENTRVSYPISHINNIVKPISAAPAANNVIFLSADAFGVLPPVSILTPEQTQYYFLSGFTAKLAGTERGITEPTPTFSACFGQAFLELHPTKYAEELVKKMQKSGAKAYLVNTGWNGTGKRITIKDTRGIIDAILSGDINKAPTKKIPMFDFEVPTELPGVDKNILDPRDTYADASEWEKKAKDLAERFNKNFVKYTTNEAGKALVAAGPKA; this comes from the coding sequence ATGTCAAAGATTGATTTAACAAAGTATGGCATCACAGGCACAACGGAGATCGTTTATAATCCTTCTTACGAAGTTCTTTTCGAAGAAGAAACAAAGGCTTCCAACACAGGTTACGAAGTTGGACAGAATACCGAACTCAACGCTGTAAATGTAATGACAGGTATCTATACAGGACGTTCACCTAAAGACAAGTACATCGTTGAAGATGCTAACTCAAAGGACACAGTATGGTGGGATTCAAAGGAATATCCAAACGATAACCACAAGATGTCAGAGAGCACATGGGCTGCTGTAAAGGATATCGCAAAGAAGGAACTCTCAAACAAGAGACTCTTCGTTGTTGATGCTTTCTGCGGTGCAAACAAGGACACAAGAATGGCTGTTCGTTTCATCGTTGAAGTTGCTTGGCAGGCTCACTTTGTTAAGAACATGTTCATCGTTCCTACAGAAGAAGAACTCAAGAACTTTGAACCTGACTTCGTAGTATACAACGCTTCAAAGGCTAAGGTTGAAAACTTCAAGGAACTCGGACTCAACTCTGAAACATGTGTAGCTTTCAACATCACAAGCAAGGAACAGGTTATCATCAATACATGGTACGGCGGTGAAATGAAGAAGGGTATGTTCTCAATGATGAACTACTACCTCCCGCTCAAGGGCATCGCTTCAATGCACTGCTCAGCTAACACAGATATGGAAGGCAAGAACACAGCAGTATTCTTCGGCCTTTCAGGTACAGGTAAGACAACACTTTCTACAGATCCTAAGAGACTCCTCATCGGCGATGACGAACACGGCTGGGACGACAACGGCGTATTCAACTTCGAAGGCGGCTGCTATGCTAAGGTTATCGGCCTCGACAAGGAATCTGAACCTGACATCTACAACGCTATCAAGAGAAATGCTCTTCTCGAAAACGTAACAGTAGACAAGGACGGCAAGATCGACTTCGACGACAAGAGCGTTACAGAAAACACTCGTGTATCTTACCCGATCAGCCACATCAACAACATTGTTAAGCCAATCTCTGCAGCTCCTGCAGCTAACAATGTAATCTTCCTCTCAGCTGATGCTTTCGGTGTACTCCCTCCAGTATCTATCCTCACACCGGAACAGACACAGTACTACTTCCTCTCAGGCTTCACAGCTAAGCTCGCTGGTACAGAACGTGGTATCACAGAACCAACTCCTACATTCTCAGCTTGCTTCGGTCAGGCATTCCTCGAACTCCACCCAACAAAGTATGCTGAAGAGCTCGTTAAGAAGATGCAGAAGAGCGGCGCTAAGGCTTACCTCGTAAACACAGGCTGGAACGGCACAGGCAAGAGAATCACTATCAAGGATACACGTGGTATCATCGACGCTATCCTCAGCGGTGACATCAACAAGGCTCCTACAAAGAAGATCCCTATGTTCGACTTCGAAGTTCCAACAGAACTCCCAGGCGTTGACAAGAACATCCTCGACCCAAGAGATACATACGCTGATGCTTCTGAATGGGAAAAGAAGGCTAAGGATCTTGCTGAAAGATTCAACAAGAACTTTGTTAAGTACACAACAAACGAAGCTGGTAAGGCTCTCGTTGCTGCTGGTCCTAAGGCTTGA
- a CDS encoding bifunctional diguanylate cyclase/phosphodiesterase — MENGNKRKFGSTLLIISLLIAYLCLYLLISVANMDKAPVKLPYSEDHFFIASFKGVVTSLQMLICIILASMRQRSARLFAYLIPAFTLLTSALHMLRTNNREIIPGLTTMCVCLIAVITIHNQIRKREKEALTDYLTGLNNRRSITMLLERMTHAGKPFGVLYIDLDDFKSVNDNYGHKVGDEVIRISAERIRKIISIRDMLSRIGGDEFILIISGVNRINEIASAISESLKQPIPVEETGSQIYVTASIGISKYPDHAKDPSELIRCSDMALYNVKASGKNGVRVFEAQFRETMKKNAYIESLAKKYLDNKSFTFAYQPQYHTDSKTLRGFETLIRISADEQETVPIQDLIDVAERSDIIFQIDSYVLKYALAEFKETALKRPELILSVNASAKHFSRNGFVELVEKALDETGFPPSCLEIEITEYCLAGSMNMTIDNMNRLRAKGIKIALDDFGTGYASLSNLSKLPVNLLKIDKSFIEDLAVQNNAEEGSAEAFISAIISMGHTLGLEVISEGVEAQNQLDILKEKKCDLVQGFIWGTPLEISEVHRLCDKTE; from the coding sequence TTGGAAAACGGAAACAAGCGAAAATTCGGCAGTACACTTCTCATCATCTCTCTGCTGATTGCTTATCTTTGCCTGTATCTGCTTATTTCGGTCGCAAATATGGATAAAGCACCTGTAAAGCTGCCTTACTCCGAAGACCACTTCTTTATAGCAAGTTTCAAAGGTGTGGTCACTTCGCTCCAGATGCTGATATGCATAATTCTGGCAAGTATGCGTCAGAGATCAGCAAGGTTATTTGCCTATCTGATTCCTGCTTTTACACTCTTAACATCCGCACTGCATATGTTAAGAACAAACAATCGTGAAATAATCCCAGGTCTTACTACAATGTGCGTGTGTCTGATCGCAGTCATTACAATCCACAATCAGATAAGAAAACGCGAAAAAGAAGCGCTTACTGACTATCTGACCGGTCTTAACAACAGGCGCAGTATTACTATGCTGCTTGAAAGAATGACCCACGCAGGAAAACCTTTTGGTGTACTTTACATCGATCTTGACGATTTTAAGTCTGTAAACGATAACTACGGACACAAAGTCGGAGATGAAGTAATACGCATAAGCGCTGAAAGAATCCGTAAAATAATCAGCATCCGTGACATGCTCAGCAGAATAGGCGGAGATGAATTCATACTGATCATAAGCGGAGTGAACAGGATAAATGAAATAGCTTCAGCCATTTCAGAATCTTTAAAGCAGCCTATCCCTGTTGAAGAAACAGGTTCCCAGATATATGTTACTGCAAGTATCGGTATCTCCAAGTATCCTGACCACGCCAAGGATCCGTCAGAGCTTATAAGATGCTCGGATATGGCACTTTACAACGTAAAGGCGTCCGGTAAAAACGGAGTCAGGGTTTTTGAGGCACAGTTCAGGGAAACAATGAAAAAGAACGCCTACATCGAATCACTGGCCAAGAAATATCTGGACAACAAAAGCTTCACATTTGCTTATCAGCCGCAGTACCACACCGATTCCAAAACACTGCGCGGATTTGAAACACTCATAAGAATCAGCGCAGATGAGCAGGAAACAGTTCCTATCCAGGATCTGATCGATGTTGCCGAACGTTCGGATATAATTTTCCAGATAGACAGCTATGTACTGAAATACGCTCTCGCCGAATTCAAAGAAACTGCTTTAAAGCGTCCGGAACTTATACTTTCAGTAAATGCTTCGGCAAAGCATTTTTCAAGAAACGGATTTGTCGAACTCGTTGAAAAGGCTCTTGATGAAACAGGCTTCCCGCCTTCATGTCTTGAAATAGAAATAACAGAGTACTGTCTCGCCGGTTCAATGAACATGACAATAGACAACATGAACCGTCTCAGAGCCAAAGGCATAAAGATCGCCCTTGACGACTTCGGAACCGGATACGCTTCACTTTCAAATCTTTCAAAGCTCCCGGTTAATCTTCTTAAGATCGACAAGAGCTTCATTGAAGATCTGGCAGTTCAGAACAACGCAGAGGAAGGAAGCGCCGAAGCATTTATCTCCGCTATCATTTCAATGGGACACACGCTCGGTCTCGAAGTTATTTCAGAAGGCGTCGAAGCACAGAACCAGCTCGACATTCTCAAAGAGAAAAAATGCGACCTCGTCCAGGGCTTCATCTGGGGCACACCGCTCGAGATCAGCGAAGTGCACAGGTTATGTGATAAAACAGAATAA
- a CDS encoding SulP family inorganic anion transporter, producing the protein MLKKYFSDLKKEFSGYNGKKLSADLMSGLTVAAVALPLALAFGVSSGADAASGLVTAIIAGIVIGLLGGASYQISGPTGAMAAILLSLSAKNGVEGVLFAGFLSGIILILAALLKIGKLVSYIPAPVITGFTSGIAVIIALGQIDNFFGTHSEGSSAIEKLISYGRLGFKPDLYTVMFGALVVLLMIIYPKKLNAKFPASLASIIVALVVELIFKFDVKQVGDIPKSLMLDTRLDPASIASNFSDLKAFKDTYLSPAVSVAALGMIESLLCGASAGKMKNEKIDAQRELIAQGVGNMLIPFFGGVPATAAIARTSVAIKSGGNTRLVSVFHSLTLIASMLILGPVMSQIPLAALAGVLMVTAWRMNEWPAIKNIFSKKLKNSALQYIITMLATVVFDLTKAIAIGIILSMLIFILKNCELRIDISNVDKKRLADAGHELVSPLKHTKLVYLAGPMFFGTQDKLTECLSQLENSKAIVFSMRGVPTIDDSAIAELEEIFDTYTKNGVNILFSGVQPRVRGTLERAGFIEKVGEDRIFWDAVQALAYLDEQAA; encoded by the coding sequence ATGCTGAAAAAGTATTTCTCTGACCTGAAAAAAGAGTTTTCAGGTTACAACGGAAAAAAGCTGTCCGCTGACCTCATGTCGGGTCTTACGGTTGCAGCTGTCGCTCTTCCTCTTGCGCTTGCGTTCGGTGTAAGCTCCGGTGCTGATGCGGCTTCAGGTCTCGTTACTGCCATTATTGCCGGTATCGTTATCGGTCTGCTCGGCGGTGCTTCGTACCAGATTTCAGGCCCTACAGGTGCCATGGCAGCTATTCTTCTTTCACTATCTGCCAAGAACGGCGTTGAAGGTGTACTCTTTGCCGGATTCCTTTCAGGTATCATTCTCATTCTTGCGGCTCTTTTAAAGATCGGCAAGCTCGTTTCCTACATTCCTGCACCGGTCATTACAGGATTTACTTCCGGTATCGCAGTAATTATCGCACTCGGACAGATCGACAATTTCTTCGGTACACATTCCGAAGGTTCAAGTGCCATTGAAAAGCTCATTTCATACGGAAGACTCGGCTTTAAGCCTGATCTTTACACAGTAATGTTCGGTGCACTTGTCGTTCTTCTTATGATCATTTACCCTAAGAAGCTTAATGCAAAGTTCCCGGCTTCACTTGCTTCCATCATAGTGGCGCTTGTTGTTGAACTCATCTTTAAGTTTGACGTTAAGCAGGTAGGCGACATTCCTAAGTCTCTTATGCTCGATACAAGACTTGATCCAGCATCCATCGCATCAAACTTCTCTGATCTTAAGGCATTCAAGGATACTTATCTTTCACCTGCAGTTTCAGTAGCTGCTCTCGGCATGATCGAAAGCCTTCTCTGCGGTGCTTCTGCCGGCAAGATGAAGAACGAAAAGATCGATGCACAGCGTGAACTTATCGCTCAGGGTGTCGGCAACATGCTCATCCCGTTCTTCGGCGGTGTTCCTGCTACAGCAGCTATCGCACGTACAAGCGTTGCCATCAAGTCAGGCGGAAATACAAGACTCGTAAGCGTATTCCATTCACTCACACTCATTGCTTCAATGCTTATTCTCGGACCTGTAATGTCACAGATCCCGCTTGCAGCTCTTGCAGGTGTTCTCATGGTAACAGCATGGAGAATGAACGAATGGCCGGCTATCAAGAACATTTTCAGTAAGAAACTCAAGAATTCAGCACTTCAGTACATCATAACAATGCTCGCAACAGTTGTTTTCGACCTTACAAAGGCTATTGCGATCGGTATCATACTTTCAATGCTCATCTTCATCCTCAAGAACTGTGAGCTTCGTATCGACATCAGCAACGTTGACAAGAAGAGACTTGCGGATGCAGGACACGAACTTGTAAGCCCTCTCAAGCACACAAAGCTTGTTTACCTTGCAGGTCCTATGTTCTTCGGTACACAGGATAAGCTTACAGAATGCCTTTCACAGCTCGAAAACTCAAAGGCTATCGTGTTCTCGATGCGTGGTGTGCCTACGATCGATGACTCGGCTATTGCAGAGCTTGAAGAAATATTCGATACTTATACAAAGAACGGTGTAAACATCCTTTTCAGCGGCGTTCAGCCACGTGTACGCGGTACACTTGAACGTGCCGGATTTATTGAAAAGGTCGGCGAAGACAGAATTTTCTGGGACGCTGTTCAGGCACTTGCTTATCTCGACGAGCAGGCTGCATAA
- a CDS encoding YgjP-like metallopeptidase domain-containing protein — protein sequence MMRKILLSGREIEYELEFKNVKNINIRVKPGGVIHVSANKRVSPESVDELFRRREAEVLRMLDRFVTYEAERVPVKVEDGSVIYLLGKPLTVKVEKAASNMVTIDGNDLIVYSAGSSTAAIINAWYDHQCRRVLPEYGHLMYERFKNYVPHEPDYSFKKMKSRWGSCNPHKYRMSINRELIKYDERLIEFVFCHEYSHFIHQDHSPSFYNFMAGIMPDHRKRKEELKKAAKIISQM from the coding sequence ATGATGAGAAAAATATTACTTTCAGGCAGGGAAATCGAATACGAACTGGAGTTCAAGAATGTTAAAAACATTAACATACGCGTAAAGCCGGGCGGAGTTATCCACGTTTCAGCTAATAAGAGAGTCTCTCCGGAATCGGTCGATGAATTATTCAGAAGAAGGGAAGCCGAAGTACTTAGAATGCTTGACCGCTTTGTTACCTATGAGGCTGAAAGGGTACCTGTTAAGGTAGAGGACGGAAGTGTCATTTATCTGCTGGGAAAGCCGCTTACAGTGAAGGTTGAGAAGGCGGCGTCGAATATGGTCACGATAGACGGCAATGACCTCATCGTTTACAGTGCAGGAAGCAGCACTGCAGCTATTATAAACGCCTGGTACGACCACCAGTGCAGACGAGTGCTGCCGGAATACGGCCACCTTATGTACGAACGTTTCAAAAACTACGTACCCCACGAACCGGACTACTCCTTCAAGAAGATGAAGTCGCGCTGGGGAAGCTGCAACCCGCATAAATACCGCATGAGTATCAACCGGGAGCTTATCAAGTACGATGAAAGGCTCATTGAATTCGTCTTCTGCCACGAATACAGCCACTTCATCCACCAGGATCATTCACCGTCTTTCTATAATTTTATGGCCGGAATAATGCCCGACCACAGGAAGCGTAAGGAAGAACTTAAGAAAGCAGCGAAGATAATAAGCCAGATGTGA
- a CDS encoding cation:proton antiporter, whose amino-acid sequence MDYILFIALILMSTKVLGLMTKKIHLPQVVGALIAGLVLGPGLGLVHETEFIKNISEIGVIVLMFSAGLETDIKELKKCGLASFVIALIGVIVPLAGGFGVAHFFNNGETTLPTSIFLQNIFIGVILTATSVSITVETLKELGKLSSNAGNAIIGAALMDDILGIIALTVITSIADPNAPGIGTVLLKILGFFVFGGVFGVVFHILFVRWTDKTTAKLHRYNVMSFAFCLLFAYVAEELFGVADITGAFLAGILISTSTKIKYISSRFETLSYMLLSPVFFASIGINVKLSKGDMNSTIISFSLLLLVVAIITKIIGCGLGAKLCKYTTKESLQIGIGMVSRGEVALIVANKGQAVGLMDDRYFGPIVIVVVITTIITPILLKIVFADKNENDSVPVEKAAN is encoded by the coding sequence ATGGATTATATTTTATTCATCGCCCTCATCCTTATGTCAACCAAGGTTCTGGGACTCATGACAAAGAAGATTCATCTTCCTCAGGTAGTCGGAGCACTCATTGCCGGTCTTGTTCTCGGACCTGGTCTTGGTCTTGTTCATGAAACAGAGTTTATCAAAAATATTTCCGAGATCGGCGTTATCGTACTCATGTTTTCCGCCGGTCTTGAAACAGATATAAAGGAACTTAAAAAATGCGGTCTCGCTTCATTCGTTATCGCACTCATCGGTGTTATAGTTCCTCTTGCCGGAGGATTCGGTGTTGCTCACTTCTTCAATAACGGTGAAACCACTCTGCCGACAAGCATATTTCTCCAGAACATTTTCATCGGTGTAATACTTACCGCCACATCGGTCAGCATTACAGTCGAGACACTCAAGGAACTCGGCAAGCTTTCATCCAACGCCGGAAATGCGATAATCGGTGCCGCACTCATGGATGATATTCTCGGTATTATCGCTCTTACCGTAATAACCAGTATCGCAGACCCGAATGCTCCGGGAATCGGAACTGTACTTCTCAAGATCCTCGGTTTCTTCGTATTCGGTGGCGTTTTCGGTGTCGTATTCCACATTCTCTTCGTAAGATGGACCGACAAAACCACTGCCAAGCTCCACCGCTACAACGTAATGAGCTTCGCGTTCTGTCTCCTCTTCGCTTACGTAGCTGAAGAACTCTTCGGTGTTGCAGATATCACGGGCGCATTCCTCGCAGGTATCCTCATCTCAACAAGTACGAAGATCAAATACATCTCATCCAGATTTGAAACTCTTTCATACATGCTTCTTTCACCGGTATTCTTCGCAAGCATCGGTATCAACGTAAAGCTTTCGAAGGGCGACATGAATTCAACGATCATCAGCTTCTCGCTCCTCCTCCTTGTAGTAGCAATAATTACAAAGATCATCGGATGCGGCCTCGGTGCAAAGCTCTGCAAGTACACAACAAAGGAAAGCCTGCAGATCGGTATAGGAATGGTTTCACGAGGCGAAGTTGCTCTTATCGTAGCGAACAAGGGACAGGCTGTAGGTCTTATGGATGACAGATACTTCGGTCCTATAGTAATCGTAGTCGTTATTACAACGATAATAACTCCTATCCTTCTTAAAATAGTCTTCGCCGACAAGAACGAAAACGACAGCGTTCCGGTCGAAAAAGCTGCTAACTGA
- the rpsT gene encoding 30S ribosomal protein S20, with amino-acid sequence MPNIKSAMKRVKVNKVKAANNKATRSNLKTMLKKADAAVAENASDKEAAIRLAIKKVDQAAAKGLIHKNKAARKKSQLAKKLNG; translated from the coding sequence ATGCCAAATATTAAATCTGCAATGAAGAGAGTTAAGGTTAACAAGGTTAAGGCCGCTAACAACAAGGCTACAAGATCTAACCTCAAGACAATGCTCAAGAAGGCTGACGCAGCAGTTGCTGAAAACGCTTCAGACAAGGAAGCAGCAATCAGACTCGCAATCAAGAAGGTTGACCAGGCTGCAGCTAAGGGTCTCATCCACAAGAACAAGGCTGCCAGAAAGAAGTCACAGCTCGCTAAGAAGCTCAACGGCTAA